The Lacrimispora xylanolytica genome has a segment encoding these proteins:
- a CDS encoding ATP-binding protein: MDRKKPMKLQTMMMLLVIAVVFVSITIIITFVATWMTRNIEKEARTNVMNVAELVAHSNEVVDALEKKDTKVISAYVDMQLKNLELVDYITVADNKGVRYSHPNPQMIGKNFEGGDEDRVVRLGETYVSQATGTLGKSLRAFAPVYDENHQEIGFVSVGTLIERIEKAKHLAVFYIILIGFGGLSAGSVGAFLLANHIKKILLGLEPDEITKLYHEKIGILDAIHEGLVAIDQEGRITLMNDSALQILGFDKDEMKNQVIGRDVEEVVPNTRMMNILSTRQAEFDDEQKLQDTVILTNRIPIMNKGQVIGVIASFRDKTEVRKMAEELTGVKKLAWSLRAQNHEFMNKLHTIAGLIQLEEYEEALQFISDVARIRTEVSHILTNQIKDSSISALLLAKYNKAEECRIKLTIDEGSRLNKLPEGVNAQDLGSVIGNLIENSLDEVKNDGTGRIDIRIVEETQFLTIQVKDNGGGIPLELQEKIFDQGFSTKEGQRGCGLSIVKKIIEECGGAICLTSEGGAQWDIAIPMERRGELDWSHDCGG; this comes from the coding sequence ATGGATAGAAAAAAACCAATGAAGCTGCAGACAATGATGATGTTGCTGGTCATTGCAGTCGTATTTGTTTCAATCACTATAATAATTACATTTGTTGCTACCTGGATGACCAGGAACATAGAAAAAGAAGCAAGGACCAATGTTATGAATGTGGCAGAGCTGGTGGCACATTCCAATGAAGTGGTGGATGCCCTGGAGAAAAAGGATACGAAGGTCATTTCTGCGTATGTTGATATGCAGCTTAAAAATCTGGAGCTGGTGGATTATATCACTGTGGCAGATAACAAGGGTGTCCGGTATTCCCATCCCAATCCTCAGATGATTGGAAAAAACTTTGAGGGTGGAGATGAGGACCGGGTGGTACGCCTTGGAGAGACCTACGTCTCTCAGGCAACGGGAACCTTGGGAAAATCACTGCGTGCCTTTGCCCCGGTTTATGATGAGAATCATCAGGAGATTGGATTTGTCTCTGTCGGTACTCTGATTGAGCGTATTGAAAAGGCAAAGCATCTGGCTGTTTTTTATATTATTTTAATTGGGTTTGGTGGTTTGTCCGCTGGCAGTGTGGGTGCATTTTTACTGGCAAATCATATTAAAAAGATTCTCCTTGGTCTGGAACCGGATGAGATTACAAAGCTTTACCATGAGAAAATCGGTATTTTAGATGCCATACATGAAGGCCTGGTTGCCATTGACCAGGAAGGACGGATTACTCTCATGAACGACTCTGCCCTGCAGATTCTTGGGTTTGATAAGGATGAGATGAAGAACCAGGTCATAGGACGGGATGTGGAAGAGGTGGTCCCCAATACCCGTATGATGAATATCTTGAGCACCAGGCAGGCGGAATTTGATGATGAGCAGAAGCTGCAGGATACGGTGATACTAACCAATCGGATCCCTATCATGAACAAAGGGCAGGTGATTGGAGTAATTGCCAGCTTCCGTGATAAAACTGAGGTGAGAAAGATGGCAGAAGAGCTGACCGGAGTAAAAAAACTGGCGTGGTCCTTGCGGGCGCAGAACCATGAATTCATGAATAAGCTTCATACCATTGCAGGTCTGATTCAGCTGGAGGAATATGAAGAAGCACTGCAATTTATCTCTGATGTTGCCAGGATCAGAACTGAGGTCAGCCATATATTGACAAATCAGATTAAGGATTCTTCCATATCAGCTCTTTTGTTGGCAAAGTATAACAAGGCAGAGGAATGCAGAATTAAGCTGACCATTGATGAAGGCTCCAGGCTTAATAAGCTTCCGGAAGGTGTAAATGCTCAGGATCTTGGTTCGGTCATAGGAAATCTGATTGAAAACTCTCTGGATGAGGTGAAAAATGACGGAACAGGCAGAATTGATATCCGCATTGTAGAGGAAACACAATTTCTGACCATTCAGGTAAAGGATAACGGAGGAGGAATCCCTCTAGAGCTACAGGAAAAGATATTTGACCAGGGCTTTTCTACCAAGGAGGGTCAGAGAGGTTGTGGATTATCCATTGTAAAGAAGATTATTGAGGAATGTGGGGGAGCAATTTGTCTGACTTCAGAAGGAGGGGCACAGTGGGATATTGCTATACCAATGGAAAGGAGGGGGGAACTTGATTGGAGTCATGATTGTGGAGGATGA
- a CDS encoding response regulator: MIGVMIVEDDPMVMEINSKFLKRVEGFSLYKGVSNLEEAKKVMMSKKPDLILLDVYLPNENGMDFLKWIRSQGLDADIILITADKSIERIQQAFRYGVVDYLIKPFRFERFKEALLQYKDRFDSFKNSEVIEQKDLDRYLSGQIAAQNEEDFTKGFNKYTYHAIWEKIEEGAEEYYTAENLAEMLQIARVTVRRYLELMEKEEKIYKLVEYGKVGRPQHKYRKA; this comes from the coding sequence TTGATTGGAGTCATGATTGTGGAGGATGATCCCATGGTAATGGAAATAAACTCCAAGTTCTTAAAAAGAGTGGAGGGATTTTCCTTATACAAAGGAGTATCCAATCTAGAAGAGGCAAAAAAGGTGATGATGTCAAAAAAACCGGATTTGATCCTTTTAGATGTTTATCTTCCCAATGAAAATGGAATGGATTTTCTAAAATGGATTCGTAGTCAGGGCCTGGATGCGGATATTATATTAATAACTGCGGATAAATCCATCGAGCGGATTCAGCAGGCATTTCGCTATGGGGTGGTGGATTATCTGATTAAGCCTTTTCGGTTCGAACGTTTTAAAGAGGCTCTTTTGCAGTATAAAGACAGGTTTGACAGCTTTAAAAACAGCGAAGTCATCGAGCAAAAGGATTTGGACCGGTATTTATCTGGTCAGATTGCCGCCCAGAACGAAGAGGATTTCACCAAAGGTTTTAATAAGTATACATATCACGCTATATGGGAAAAGATTGAAGAGGGCGCAGAAGAATATTATACCGCAGAAAATCTGGCTGAGATGCTTCAGATTGCCAGAGTTACCGTGAGAAGATATTTAGAGCTGATGGAAAAGGAAGAAAAAATATATAAATTAGTGGAGTACGGAAAGGTGGGAAGGCCACAGCATAAATACCGGAAAGCTTAA
- a CDS encoding aminoglycoside phosphotransferase family protein, with the protein MDTVTELSGGNMSRVYKNEGAVYRDLKPQSNTIHRLLQHLENKGVSFTPRFLGLQDTTQEVLSFVEGNTLDDYPAAHDMEQKCLTVRLAAELLRQYHDATLDFKRLPDDIWFLQYDGPLKQEVICHNDFAPYNVTFQEHTPIGIIDFDTACPGPRIWDVAYAAYRFVPLGIEVYDPKNKEYRKYHKEKDANERRILLHEFLSAYGMDDTFELLRQVLLRLEALVALFDWECKKGNAAFLKMKEEGHQDFYRNEIIFIKESMADWI; encoded by the coding sequence GTGGATACAGTAACGGAGTTAAGTGGTGGAAATATGTCCAGGGTTTATAAGAACGAGGGGGCTGTCTACAGAGATTTAAAGCCTCAAAGCAATACGATTCACCGGTTGCTTCAGCATCTTGAAAACAAAGGGGTTTCTTTTACACCACGTTTTCTTGGCCTTCAAGATACGACTCAGGAGGTGCTAAGCTTTGTGGAGGGAAATACCCTGGACGATTATCCCGCTGCTCACGATATGGAACAAAAATGCCTGACAGTCCGATTGGCTGCTGAGCTATTGAGACAATACCATGATGCAACCCTCGATTTTAAAAGACTTCCAGATGATATCTGGTTCTTGCAGTATGATGGTCCTCTAAAGCAGGAGGTTATTTGTCATAATGATTTTGCACCGTATAACGTTACCTTTCAAGAACACACACCTATCGGCATTATAGATTTTGATACGGCTTGCCCAGGACCGAGAATATGGGATGTGGCTTATGCTGCGTATCGCTTCGTACCTTTAGGAATAGAAGTCTATGATCCGAAGAATAAGGAATACAGGAAATACCATAAGGAAAAGGATGCAAACGAACGGAGAATCTTGCTTCATGAATTTTTAAGCGCCTACGGCATGGATGATACCTTTGAATTGCTTCGTCAGGTATTATTACGACTGGAGGCATTGGTGGCGCTTTTTGACTGGGAATGTAAGAAAGGGAATGCAGCATTTTTAAAAATGAAAGAAGAAGGGCATCAGGATTTTTATAGGAATGAGATTATATTTATAAAAGAATCTATGGCTGATTGGATCTAA
- a CDS encoding aldehyde dehydrogenase family protein: MSQFIQSLVERSRNAQQILCTYDQEKTDEIVKMFAKVVFDHAEPLAKLAAEESRMGVYEDKVTKNKGKSRNIWNALKGKKSIGIIGRDEEAGLIEVGKPMGVIAAATPCTNPVVTPMCNAMFAVKCQNSIIIAPHPRGKKCAMALAELYYKELDRMGVPRDIFLVIEAPTVELTTELMSACDAVIATGGMGVVKSAYSSGKPSYGVGPGNVQGLVDEGIDYKAAAGRMIASRIFDNGIICSGTQSIIAPKKDYDIIIKEFVSQGAYYIDDPAVLATLAEVVFPGGIINKNVVGQSVRTIADLAGITVPEGTKVIIVKPEKHGAGVVWSKEKMCPMMAAYSYETWEEAVEIAYDNLLVEGEGHSADIQSDNQAHIEYAGVRLPVSRVVVNQTCSSMAGGAFANALNPTTTLGCGSWGNNAISENLFYTHLMNKSRIAFVKKHWNQPSDEEIFA; this comes from the coding sequence ATGAGTCAATTTATTCAGTCATTGGTAGAACGTTCCAGAAATGCACAACAGATTCTATGCACCTATGATCAGGAAAAGACGGACGAAATTGTAAAAATGTTTGCAAAGGTTGTCTTTGACCATGCGGAGCCACTTGCAAAGCTGGCAGCGGAAGAAAGCAGAATGGGTGTTTACGAGGATAAGGTAACAAAGAACAAGGGGAAATCCAGAAATATCTGGAATGCTTTAAAGGGTAAGAAGTCCATTGGAATCATCGGAAGAGATGAGGAGGCAGGTCTCATTGAAGTAGGAAAGCCCATGGGAGTCATTGCAGCGGCCACTCCATGTACCAATCCGGTAGTTACGCCCATGTGCAATGCCATGTTTGCAGTAAAATGTCAGAATTCCATTATCATAGCACCTCATCCAAGAGGTAAGAAATGTGCCATGGCTCTGGCAGAGCTATATTACAAAGAATTAGACCGCATGGGAGTTCCCAGAGACATTTTCCTGGTGATTGAAGCTCCTACCGTGGAGCTGACCACGGAACTGATGTCAGCCTGTGATGCTGTAATTGCAACTGGTGGTATGGGCGTTGTGAAATCAGCTTACTCCAGCGGTAAACCAAGCTACGGCGTGGGACCAGGTAATGTTCAGGGGCTTGTAGATGAAGGAATTGATTACAAGGCAGCAGCAGGACGAATGATTGCAAGCCGTATCTTTGATAATGGAATCATCTGTTCCGGAACTCAGAGCATCATCGCACCGAAGAAGGATTACGATATCATTATAAAAGAATTTGTATCTCAGGGTGCTTACTACATTGATGACCCGGCAGTACTTGCAACTTTGGCAGAAGTGGTATTCCCAGGCGGTATTATCAATAAGAATGTAGTAGGACAATCGGTAAGGACCATTGCAGACCTGGCAGGCATTACGGTACCGGAAGGCACCAAAGTTATTATCGTGAAGCCGGAAAAACATGGGGCTGGCGTGGTATGGAGCAAGGAAAAGATGTGTCCTATGATGGCTGCCTACAGCTATGAGACATGGGAAGAAGCAGTGGAGATTGCCTATGATAACCTTTTGGTAGAAGGGGAAGGCCATTCCGCAGATATTCAGTCTGACAATCAAGCTCATATCGAATATGCAGGAGTCAGACTTCCAGTCAGCCGGGTGGTTGTCAATCAGACCTGTTCCAGCATGGCAGGAGGAGCTTTTGCAAATGCTCTAAATCCAACCACAACGCTTGGATGCGGAAGCTGGGGAAACAATGCGATCAGCGAAAATCTGTTCTACACTCATCTGATGAACAAGAGCCGCATCGCATTTGTGAAGAAACATTGGAACCAGCCGTCTGATGAAGAAATTTTTGCATAG
- a CDS encoding 4-hydroxybutyrate dehydrogenase yields MKEVILKSQISYYDTCAEFAKDFNLGSDDLVLTNEYIYNPYFGEMGLKVHTIFQEAYGSGEPTDIMVDAILEEAAKTDCKRIIAIGGGTVIDIAKIMAVSTGESLDFLYEAPDRIEKKRELVILPTTCGTGSEVTNISIVNRTRLGTKVGLVSPHMYADDAVLVPELLKGLPFGVFATSSIDALVHAVESSLSPKATPYTKLFGYKAIEMIIRGYQKIRAEGKEARLPIMKDFLIASNYAGIAFGSAGCAAVHATSYPLGGTYHVAHGESNYAMFTGVLKNYMEIRQDGEIAVMNQRLSKLLGCSVDTVYDQLDDLLGTILPKKPLHEYGVKPEDLFVFTKSVMEQQGRLMANNFVPLDAQRVLKIYQELF; encoded by the coding sequence ATGAAGGAAGTAATTTTAAAGTCACAGATTTCATATTACGATACCTGCGCTGAATTCGCTAAGGATTTTAATTTAGGAAGCGATGATCTGGTATTGACCAATGAATACATATATAACCCTTACTTCGGTGAAATGGGATTAAAGGTTCATACCATTTTTCAGGAAGCTTACGGGAGCGGAGAGCCTACAGATATAATGGTGGATGCCATTTTAGAAGAGGCTGCAAAGACGGATTGTAAACGAATCATAGCCATCGGAGGCGGTACGGTCATAGATATTGCAAAGATTATGGCAGTATCAACAGGGGAGTCTTTGGATTTTCTGTATGAAGCCCCTGATCGGATAGAAAAGAAACGGGAACTGGTCATTCTTCCTACCACCTGTGGAACAGGAAGCGAGGTAACCAACATTTCCATCGTGAACCGGACCAGATTAGGGACAAAGGTGGGGCTGGTGTCACCCCATATGTATGCCGATGATGCGGTACTGGTGCCAGAGCTTTTAAAGGGGCTGCCCTTTGGTGTATTTGCCACCAGCTCCATCGACGCCCTGGTCCATGCGGTAGAATCCAGTTTATCACCAAAGGCCACTCCTTATACCAAGCTGTTTGGCTACAAGGCCATTGAGATGATTATAAGGGGATACCAGAAGATAAGAGCAGAAGGAAAAGAAGCCAGACTTCCCATTATGAAGGATTTCCTCATTGCCAGCAATTACGCAGGTATCGCATTTGGCTCCGCAGGCTGTGCCGCGGTTCACGCCACAAGCTACCCCCTTGGAGGAACCTATCATGTGGCTCATGGGGAAAGCAATTACGCCATGTTTACCGGTGTTTTAAAGAATTATATGGAAATACGCCAGGATGGGGAAATCGCAGTGATGAACCAGCGCCTTTCTAAGCTTTTAGGATGCAGCGTGGATACGGTTTATGACCAGCTTGACGATTTGCTTGGAACTATACTTCCTAAAAAGCCTCTTCATGAGTACGGTGTTAAGCCGGAAGACCTTTTCGTCTTCACAAAGAGCGTCATGGAGCAGCAGGGAAGGCTGATGGCAAATAATTTTGTGCCCTTGGATGCACAAAGAGTTCTTAAAATTTATCAGGAACTATTTTGA
- a CDS encoding 4-hydroxyphenylacetate 3-hydroxylase family protein codes for MALMTGEEYVESMRKMKLNVYMFGEKIENPVDDPILRPSLNSVKATYDLAQMPEYEDLMTVTLEDGRKINRFANIHTSTDDLMKKVKMQRLCGQKTASCFQRCVGMDAFNAEWSTTYEIDKKYGTHYHENFKKYLRMVQDEDLTVDGAMTDPKGDRGLAPHEQPDLDMYLRVVERREDGIVVRGAKAHQTGIINSQEVIVMPTVAMGPDDKDYAVSFAVPTDADGIVMIIGRQSCDTRKLEGSQIDVGNSQFGGVEALVVFDDVFVPNDRIFMDGEYEFAGVLVERFAGYHRQSYGGCKVGVGDVLIGATALAADYNGVPKASHIKDKLIEMTHLNETLYCCGIACSAEGTPTESGNYIIDLLLANVCKQNVTRYPYEIARLAEDIAGGLMVTAPSEKDLKDPVVGGYVDKYLKGVEGVSTENRLRILRLIENITLGTAAVGYRTESLHGAGSPQAQRIMISRQSNMGRKKELAKAIANIKD; via the coding sequence ATGGCTTTGATGACAGGGGAAGAGTATGTAGAAAGCATGCGTAAAATGAAACTCAATGTTTATATGTTTGGGGAAAAGATCGAGAACCCGGTTGACGACCCGATTTTAAGACCGTCGCTGAATTCGGTAAAGGCCACTTACGACTTAGCTCAGATGCCGGAATATGAAGATCTGATGACAGTGACTCTGGAGGACGGAAGAAAGATCAACCGGTTTGCCAATATTCACACAAGTACAGATGATCTGATGAAAAAGGTAAAGATGCAGAGGCTCTGCGGTCAGAAAACGGCTTCCTGCTTTCAGCGCTGTGTCGGTATGGACGCATTTAATGCGGAATGGTCCACCACCTATGAGATTGACAAAAAGTATGGAACTCATTATCACGAAAATTTCAAAAAATATCTGCGAATGGTTCAGGATGAGGATTTGACCGTTGATGGTGCCATGACGGACCCAAAAGGGGACAGGGGTCTTGCTCCTCATGAACAGCCGGATCTTGATATGTATTTGAGAGTGGTGGAGCGCAGGGAAGACGGTATCGTGGTAAGAGGAGCCAAGGCTCATCAGACAGGTATCATTAACTCTCAGGAAGTGATTGTCATGCCAACGGTCGCCATGGGCCCTGATGATAAGGATTATGCGGTATCCTTTGCGGTTCCTACGGACGCTGATGGAATTGTCATGATCATCGGAAGACAGTCCTGTGATACCAGAAAGCTGGAGGGAAGCCAGATTGACGTTGGAAACAGCCAGTTTGGGGGCGTGGAAGCTCTGGTGGTATTTGACGACGTATTTGTACCAAATGACCGCATTTTCATGGATGGGGAATATGAATTTGCAGGAGTTTTGGTGGAACGGTTTGCCGGGTATCACAGACAGTCCTACGGTGGATGCAAGGTGGGAGTTGGCGATGTATTAATTGGTGCTACAGCTTTGGCAGCCGATTATAACGGAGTGCCAAAAGCGTCTCATATTAAAGATAAACTGATTGAAATGACCCATTTAAACGAGACCCTTTATTGCTGCGGTATCGCCTGTTCTGCAGAAGGTACGCCTACGGAATCCGGAAATTATATTATCGACCTTCTTCTTGCCAATGTCTGCAAGCAGAACGTGACCAGATATCCCTATGAGATTGCCCGTCTGGCAGAGGACATTGCAGGTGGCCTTATGGTAACAGCTCCATCTGAAAAGGATTTAAAGGATCCTGTGGTGGGCGGTTACGTGGACAAATACTTAAAAGGGGTAGAAGGAGTCTCTACAGAAAACCGGTTAAGAATTCTTCGTCTCATTGAAAATATCACCTTAGGAACTGCGGCAGTCGGATACAGAACCGAATCTCTTCACGGTGCTGGCTCTCCACAGGCACAGAGAATCATGATTTCCCGCCAGAGCAATATGGGCAGGAAGAAAGAGCTTGCAAAGGCAATTGCCAATATTAAGGATTAA
- a CDS encoding acetyl-CoA hydrolase/transferase family protein, producing MDWKEIYLSRLKTMEEAVQLIKSGDRVVIGHAVGEPMKLVDTMVDYAAKADLKDIEIFQQVDMGHSLYAQPGMEKHFRENSLFLGAKTRDCVNSGRGDFTPCYFYQTPYFFKEVKRPNVVLVTLSLPDEHGYCSFGVSCDYTKPAAEAEGAKVIAVVNPNMPRTLGDSFIHVNDIDVIVEDDTPIPELGLPHIGDVEMAIGEHIASLVNDGDCLQLGIGAIPDAVLKFLGNKKNLGIHSEMISDGVVDLYEQGIINCSAKNFNRDKMVVSFLMGTRKLYDFADDNPGLFMAPVDYVNHPAIIGRNDNLVSINSSIEVNLMGEACSEAMGLKQFSGIGGQVDFIRGASFSRGGRSILAFPSTAKKGTISKIVPYLTQGATVTTTRNDVDYIVTEHGIAKMKGNTLRERARQLIRIAAPQFKEELAEEFQRRFAEKYQEV from the coding sequence ATGGATTGGAAAGAGATATATTTATCAAGACTGAAAACCATGGAAGAGGCTGTTCAGCTGATCAAATCCGGTGACCGGGTAGTCATCGGCCACGCAGTGGGAGAACCCATGAAGCTGGTGGATACCATGGTGGACTATGCCGCTAAGGCTGATTTAAAAGACATTGAGATATTCCAGCAGGTGGATATGGGGCATTCCCTTTATGCACAGCCTGGAATGGAAAAACATTTCAGGGAGAACAGCCTGTTTTTAGGGGCTAAAACAAGGGATTGCGTCAACAGCGGACGGGGTGACTTTACACCATGCTATTTTTACCAGACCCCTTATTTCTTTAAGGAAGTTAAAAGGCCAAATGTGGTTTTAGTAACCTTATCCCTGCCCGATGAACACGGTTATTGCAGCTTTGGAGTATCCTGCGATTATACAAAGCCGGCAGCAGAGGCAGAGGGGGCAAAGGTAATCGCTGTTGTAAATCCCAATATGCCAAGGACTCTTGGAGACAGCTTTATCCATGTAAATGATATTGATGTCATCGTAGAGGACGATACCCCTATTCCGGAGCTGGGGCTTCCACACATCGGAGATGTGGAAATGGCCATTGGGGAGCATATCGCCTCCCTGGTCAATGACGGAGACTGTCTCCAGCTTGGAATCGGAGCCATTCCCGATGCTGTACTTAAATTCCTTGGTAATAAAAAGAATCTGGGCATTCATTCAGAGATGATCTCTGATGGGGTGGTAGATCTTTATGAGCAGGGAATCATAAATTGCAGCGCAAAGAATTTCAATCGGGATAAGATGGTGGTATCATTTCTTATGGGGACCAGGAAGCTTTATGATTTTGCAGATGACAATCCAGGCCTTTTCATGGCTCCTGTTGACTATGTCAATCACCCGGCTATTATTGGAAGAAATGACAATCTGGTTTCCATTAACTCTTCTATAGAGGTCAATCTTATGGGAGAGGCCTGCTCCGAGGCCATGGGCTTAAAGCAGTTTTCCGGAATCGGCGGGCAGGTGGATTTCATTCGTGGTGCTTCTTTTTCCAGAGGAGGAAGATCCATCCTGGCCTTTCCTTCCACCGCGAAAAAGGGAACCATATCAAAGATTGTGCCTTATCTGACCCAGGGAGCCACGGTTACAACTACAAGGAATGATGTGGATTATATTGTGACCGAACATGGGATTGCAAAAATGAAGGGAAATACGTTAAGAGAAAGAGCACGTCAGCTGATTAGGATTGCAGCACCTCAGTTTAAGGAGGAATTGGCGGAGGAATTCCAAAGACGTTTTGCCGAAAAATATCAGGAGGTGTAA
- a CDS encoding acetyl-CoA hydrolase/transferase family protein translates to MDWKKIYASKLKSPQEAVKIICSGDTVLIGHAASEPDLLLSAMVDYVVDQDLKNIHIVQQHDMGACRFFEPGMEKHFRYTSLFIGARSRSFVAEGKGDFTPCFFNRIPNYVTQTDCADVFLVTLSPPDEHGYCSYGLSCDFAKEVGEQQNTKVIAAVNPNMPRVMGDNFIHVSNLEAIVESNEPIHEHGRPVIGEVEEKIGENIAGLVRDGDCLQLGIGAIPDAVLKFLGDKRDLGIHSEMISDGIIDLYEKGAITGKKKNIDREKMVVTFMMGTRTLYDFVHDNPAICMMPVSYVNDPFVISQNDNVVSINSALQIDLMGQVCAEAIGLKQYSAVGGQMDFVRGASASKGGRSIIAFGSTTKGGTISKIVPFLTEGAAVTTSRNDVDYIVTENGIARLKGKCLRDRAKELIKIAAPAFRDELSKEFEKRFGEVLFV, encoded by the coding sequence GTGGACTGGAAAAAAATCTATGCTTCAAAGTTAAAATCCCCTCAGGAGGCTGTAAAAATCATTTGCTCAGGGGATACGGTATTAATCGGTCATGCGGCATCAGAACCGGATCTTCTACTTAGTGCCATGGTTGATTATGTAGTAGATCAGGATTTAAAAAATATCCATATTGTGCAGCAGCACGATATGGGAGCATGCAGGTTTTTTGAGCCTGGTATGGAAAAGCATTTTCGGTATACATCACTGTTTATCGGAGCCCGAAGCAGAAGCTTTGTTGCAGAGGGGAAGGGAGATTTTACCCCATGCTTTTTCAACCGGATTCCAAACTACGTGACGCAGACCGATTGTGCAGATGTATTTTTAGTAACACTTTCACCACCGGATGAACACGGCTATTGCAGCTACGGGCTTTCCTGTGATTTTGCCAAAGAAGTGGGGGAACAGCAAAATACAAAGGTCATCGCAGCGGTGAATCCTAATATGCCTAGGGTCATGGGAGATAACTTCATCCATGTCAGCAATCTGGAAGCAATCGTTGAAAGCAATGAGCCCATCCATGAACATGGCCGCCCAGTCATCGGAGAGGTGGAGGAAAAGATTGGGGAAAACATTGCAGGACTTGTCCGGGATGGGGATTGTCTGCAGCTGGGAATTGGAGCAATTCCCGACGCGGTCTTAAAATTCCTGGGAGATAAAAGGGATCTTGGCATTCATTCCGAGATGATCTCTGATGGAATCATAGACCTCTACGAAAAAGGAGCCATTACCGGGAAAAAGAAGAACATTGACCGGGAGAAGATGGTGGTTACCTTTATGATGGGAACCAGAACTCTTTATGATTTCGTCCATGACAATCCAGCCATCTGCATGATGCCGGTCAGCTATGTAAATGATCCCTTTGTCATAAGCCAGAATGATAATGTGGTATCCATTAATTCAGCATTGCAGATTGATCTTATGGGGCAGGTGTGTGCGGAAGCCATTGGCTTAAAGCAGTATTCAGCCGTAGGCGGTCAGATGGACTTTGTAAGAGGCGCTTCTGCATCAAAGGGAGGCCGGTCCATCATTGCCTTTGGCTCTACGACAAAGGGAGGAACCATTTCTAAAATCGTTCCGTTCCTTACCGAGGGGGCTGCAGTTACAACCAGCAGAAATGATGTGGATTACATTGTAACAGAAAATGGGATCGCTCGTTTAAAGGGAAAATGTCTAAGGGACCGGGCAAAGGAACTCATAAAGATTGCCGCTCCAGCATTCCGGGATGAGTTATCCAAAGAATTTGAGAAGCGTTTTGGAGAAGTGTTATTCGTTTAA
- a CDS encoding NifU family protein: MDITRKQIESVLDAKVRPSLAAHGGNVIVLSLENDVLRVRLTGKCSGCPAAHSTNEELISLEISQAFPAIKDIILVEETNPELLTMAHKILNHQL, from the coding sequence ATGGATATCACACGGAAACAAATTGAATCTGTTCTTGATGCAAAGGTGCGGCCCTCTTTAGCGGCCCACGGCGGCAATGTTATTGTTTTAAGCCTTGAAAACGATGTTTTAAGGGTCCGGCTCACCGGGAAATGTTCCGGGTGTCCTGCCGCTCACAGTACCAATGAGGAATTGATTTCTCTTGAGATCAGCCAGGCATTTCCTGCTATAAAGGATATCATTTTAGTAGAAGAAACCAATCCCGAACTGCTTACAATGGCACATAAAATACTTAATCATCAGCTTTAA